The window ACAAGAGGCGAACTTATCAAGATCACTGCCGTTTACAAAAAAAATGACGGCAGTCCGATCACCCGCCCCACGACGCGGGAAGTCCGAATCAAAAATCCTTCCGGGACTGAAGTGGTCAAGAAAAGCATGACCAGCGTCGGCAACGGCGTCTATACCTACAATTACACCCTCCCCGCCACAGCCGCTGCCGGCAAATGGGAAGTCCGGGGTAAATTTGTTTACAACTACGTTGAGACCAAGGGATATACCTATCCAACGGTTGCTTCTTCCATGACGGATACCACTGCTCCTGTTACCTCTGTTTCACCGCTGGGGAGCAGCTTCGCTTCATCAATTACAGTCACTCTGACCCGAAACGAGACCGGCACGACTTACTACACCACCAACGGCACCACCCCGACAACCGCTTCCGCCGTCTACGCTACCCCCCTGACCTTCATTGCCACGACAACGTTAAAATATTTCTCCAAGGATAGCACCGGAAATACTGAAACGGTCAAAACCTCGACCTATACCAAAAGCGCACAGGCTGGCAATCCCCACGCCAATCTGACCTGGAGCGGCTACAATATGTGTCGCAGTTGCCATGCTACGCAGGCAAACGACGTCTTTCACTCGGTTCATTATCAATGGCAAGGGGCTTCCGGGATGACCACTGGACCAGCCATTCAGGGGAAGTTTTCCCCCACTCTTGACAACAGCACCGCTATGAACTCTTACTGCATCAATATCCTCGGCAACTGGAACAACTACTCTGGCTGCAGCAACTGCCACGTCGGCTTGGGCATTCCGCCGAGCACCACTGTCGATAACTCCCAGCTCGACAACATCGATTGTCTGATCTGCCATCAAAAAGATTACAAACGGACCCGGTCAATTTATGGCGGCACCTATGCCCCCAATCCCGCGGCCATGACCATCACCATGGATCAGGCGGTCCAGACGGTCACCAAGCCGACCCGCTCCACCTGTCTACAGTGCCACGCCAAAGGCGGCGGCGGAGACAACTTCAAGCGCGGCGATCTGGCGCTGGCACACGGGGCAACGACCGACGCCACTTTTGACGTCCACATGGCTACCGGTCGCGGCAATTTCCCCTGCCAGTCCTGCCACACCACCAGCAGCCACAAGATGGCGGGTCGCGGCAGTGACCTCCGTCCGAAAGAATCGGCGGCGGCCATCAACTGTTCCACCAGCAGCTGCCATCCGGGCAAAGCAAGCCTGATAGAAGGACATTCGACCGCCGCTGTCAGCCGGCATACCGGCCGCGTATCGTGTCAGACCTGTCATATCCGCGCTTACGCCAGGAACGCCACCGACACCGCCGCAACCGAGGCCACGGAAACTTTCCGCACCTGGAAAACCTCTGAGTGGAACGCAAACCTCAACCGCTATGAGCCGACGATCACACTGGCCAACAACCTGAGTCCCCGATATGCCTTCTGGAACGGCAGCAACTGGGGGAGCAACCTTCTTGATACTCCGGTCATCGATCCCGCGACCGGGGCATATAAACTTTCCCGTCCGAACGGCGCTCTCACCGACCCGGCCGGCACCAAACTCTATCCGTTCAAATACAAAACCTCGGAAGCCCCTTTCAATATCGAGCGCAGAAAGCTGATTTCCGTCGATACCAGTATCTACTTCAAGACCGGCAACGTCGCCGATGCCGTGAATCAGGGGATGGTTAACATGGGTTATTCAGCCGGCGAACCCTACTCCTGGGTGGCAACAGACGAATTCCAGCTGATCACCCACGAAGTGCCGACTGCAAGCGGAAACGTGCTGGCGTGCGCAGACTGCCACAAAAATACCGCCCGGATGAACCTCCCGGCCATGGGCTATGCCCTGAAGGCGGCAAAGAGTGCCGTCTGTGCCCAGTGTCATGAAGACGAATCCTACTCCGGCTATACCTGGATCCATGACAAACACGTCACCGACAAAAAGTACGACTGTTCATTCTGCCACAGCTTCTCGCGGGCAAGTGAGAGAGGACTAAAAACCACCAGATAATCGACTTTTTTAATGACAAAAAATGGGCGGCCCTTACCCAAGGGTCGCCCATTTTTTCTAATTCCGGATGCTGTTGACTACTGACTTCCTTCCCTCCTGCCGCAATATACGGCCGCAGCACGCTGTGGGGGGACGCGAGGAGAATTTTGCGGCCTCCAAGGCAGAGCCAGCTTACAATCGATACGATTCCATACTCCTACAACTCTTCAAAATCAGAATTTTCATCCTCACCTTCATCAGCATCGTCGGCATAATCCTCTGCCAGAAAGCCTTCGAGAAAGCGCTGATTATCCTTGATGCGGTGGGCAATTTCCCGCTGCAATTCTTCGAGCTCGCTGAAGCGACTGCTCCCCTCCGGCGGGATGTCTTTGGGCTCTTTATCTTCTGCTGTCACGGCGGACCTCCCGGGCGAGGCGATAAAGTTCGAGATAGCGATGGGCGGCCACTTGCCAGGTAAACTCCTGTTTCATGGCGTAGCGCATCATCCCCTGCCACGACGCTTTTGTGGCGAAAACCTGCAGGGCTCTGGCGAGGCAATCAAGGAGTGCCGGGGCGGTATAAGGGCCGAAACTGAAACCGTTGGCGTGCGCGACATTCTGCTGCGGATCGATGATGGTATCAGCGAGACCGCCGGTACTGCGGACAACCGGCAGGGTGCCGTAGCGCAGGGCGATGAGTTGACTGAGACCGCACGGTTCATAAAGACTCGGCATCAGGAAAAGATCGCCACCGGCGTAAAAACGCCGGGAAAGATCCTCATTAAAACCGGTGGTCAAAGCAAAACGCCCCCGATGTTTGCGGGCGCGGGTCGCAAAACGCTCTTCCAGCTCACGATTACCACTGCCAAGGAGGGCGAACTGAACCGGCAGAGCCATCAACTCATCCCAGGCCTCCTCGATGAGTTCAAAACCCTTTTGACGATCGAGGCGGGAGACCATGACGATCAAGGGGATCTCCGCCTCCGCCTTGAGTCCGAGTTCCTGCTGCAGGGCACGCTTGCAGGCGGCCTTACCGGCAAGATCCTGCACGGAAAAGGGGTGTGCGGGGAGGAGTTGCGGATCCCAATCGTCGGGATCCAGGCCGTTGAGAACCCCGAAGAGGCGATTGTGTCGGGCCCGGAGGATACCATCAAAGCCGTGGCCGTATTCCGGGGTCTGAATCTCGCGACAGTAGCTGTCGGAGACCGTGGTGACGACATCAGAGAAGACCACTCCGCCTTTGAGCAGAGCAATGGCACCGTAAAACTCCAGGGCGTCGATACGGTTGAGCTCCGCAGGGAGGCCGAACAGTTTCAGCAGCGTCGGCGGAAAGTGTCCCTGATAACCGAGATTGTGGATGGTAAAGAGGGTGCCGGTGGCGGCGAAGAAGGGATCGGCACGATAAACGGTGTGCAAAAAGACCGGGAGGAGTCCGCACTGCCAGTCGTTGCCGTGAATGGCGTCAGGCACAAAATCGAGCCACTTGCAGAGTTCCAGTGCCGCATGACAAAAGAAGCCGAAGCGTTCGTCGTTGTCGGGGAAATCACCAGCCGTGGAACCGTAGAGACCTTCACGATTGAAGTAGCCGGGGTGATCGACGAGGTAGACGGGAACCCCGGCGATCTCCCCCTGCCAAACGTCCGCCTGTTCGATAAAGCCGCCGACCGGCACCTGAACGCTGATACCGGTGACAGCAAAGGGAAAGCGCGACAGCACCCCCCGGTAAGCCGGCATGACAATACGCACATCGTGACCGAGCTTGCGCAAAGCTTTGGGGAGGGCGCCAGCGACATCAGCCAGGCCGCCGGTCTTGGCAAAGGGGGCCACTTCGGAAGAAACAAACAGGATTTTCACGGCCGCCACCTTACTCAAAGTCACAGAACTTTTCCACCTGATACGCGTTCAACTCCGCCTTCTTCGCCAACGCCGCGATTTCGCTACGCAGAACCGCCACCCGGACCTTGCGCCGCTCTTTTGCCACTCCCCCGGTCAGTTCGAAGACAAGGATCTCCTCCAGGCGCTGCAGCAGCGTTGTCAACGCGCCCTGATCGACATAGCTCTTCCCTTCCCAGGCATGCCAGTTGAGGGCGGCGCGCAACGACGGCTCGGCGCAGAGATGAGGAAGAAGTTCTGCCAGTGACAGATCAGCCAACTCAGCGCGGTGGCGCCACAGTGCCCGGTAAAGGGCCGAAGCTGTGGAATCACCGAGGATTTCGCCGACGACGCGATCGAGTCCTTTGGCAGCAAAGATCGCGGGGAGGTCGTCCCCGGCATTCGCCTGGCGCAGCAGCGCCCAGACAAGCAGAGACAAGGAGCTTGCCGTTGCTTCGACAAGTTGACACTGAGGCGTCGTCAGGGGAAGGGGTTTTTGGCCAAAGAGCAGGAAGAAGTCGGCAAGAGCACTCTCTACAGCCCCGACCGCCTCTGTCGGCTTTTTACCGGTGCATGCGGTGATGGCGCGCCGCCCTTCCTCCGAAAGGAGGCGACACAGGGCGGCTTGCTCGGGAGCAAAGCGGAGATCGATGAGTTCGCGGTCGAGTTGCGCTACCGGCTGCCCCCCGAGGCGGGTGCAGAGGACATCAAGGTGCTCGTCCCAAGCCAGCGCTTGCCAATCGACAAAGACATGGACACCGTAGGAACCGAGGGCCAGCGAGAAGTTGTTGCCGAAGAAATCCTCGTGACGGCGCAGATATTCCAGGTCGCTGGTCGCGTCGCGAAAACGCCAGAAGGGGGCATCGTGCTCGCCCAGACCAAGGCCGTCATAGAGTTGCGGAGCGATCAGGCCTTCGCCCTCGCCTTCCTTGATGCGCTTGCCGGTACTGGTGCCGATCACTCCGGTGATCTCACCGTGGGAATTATGAACAATCACCAGCGCCCGCTCTCCGCCCTTGCGGTTGCTGTAGACAAAGACGTTATCGTTGACAGCCCCATTGCAAAGGAAATCGTAAAGGTAAAAAGCATCGGCACCGCTGAAGAGGGGGCGACGGCGCAGCAGCGGGAAGATGGTCCGTTCATGATAGGAAATAAACCCGGTATCCGGTATCTCCTGAAAACGGGCGCGGCGGTACTCCATGCCGTATTTCTCTTCAAAGCCGTCAATCTGGCCATGCCCGAACATCGGCAGGCCGGGCATGGTGGCGAGGAGGGTGGCAACGGCAAAGTATTTATCCCCTTTGCCGAACTGGGCCACGGCCGTCTCTTCATCCGGATTATTCATGAAGTTGACAAAACGCTGCAGGATGCCGCTGTCGAATTCGAGGATCTGGCGGATGACGCCGCGGTACTTGCCGTTCTCTTCGCGCTTGAGCATGTTCATGAAGGCGCTGTTGTAGACGCGATGCATGCCGAGGGTACGGACAAAGTAGCCCTCCATCAGCCAGAAAGCTTCGGCGAGAAGGAGCGTATCCGGCACCTCGGCGGCAACACGATCGACAACCTGCCGCCAGAACTCCACCGGAAAGAGGCGTTCGAATTCTTCGCGGGACAAGGTGTGCTCGGCCCGGCTCGGCACCCCGGCGGCACCGGGAAGGGGGAACCAGAGGCGCTCGAAATGCTTCTTCGCCAGAGTCATCGCCGCATCGAAACGGATAATCTTGAAACGGCGAGCGACAGCAAGGATGGTGCAGATCATCGCTTCGCGCACATCTTCGCGCAGGAAGTTAAGTTGGGCCGTGTCGTTCCAGGGGAGATGGGTGCCGTCGTTGCCGTGGTAGATGTAACGGGTCCGGCCGTTCTGCACATGCTTGAAGACCACCGCCGCGTCCGTATGATTCCAGTAACCGTCGTCGATATAGAGTTCGAGCCCATCGGTCGTCGCCAGATTCGGACCACTGAAGGAGTAGGCCGGATACGGGGGATAATCAACCTGAATAAACCAATCGGGCTGTTCTTTGCTCCACAGGGAATCGATGCCGGTATGATTGGGGACAACGTCGCAGGCGAGGCGGAGACCGCGCTGCCGGCAGCGCTGGGTGAGACGTTCAAGAGCTTCTTCGCCACCGAGATCAGCGGCCACGACATAATCGTAAAGGGAATAGGCCGAAGCGACGGCGTCATGATTCCCCATCCGCTGCTTGATGATCGCCGAGGCGGTGGAGCGCTCCCACAGGCCGATCAGCCACAGGGAGGTAAAACCGCGCCGCGCCAGGATCTCCAGCTCTTCATCGGGAATTTCATCGAGCCGCGTGATCGAGCGCTGATAAAGACGGGAGAGTTGATCGAGCCAGACGTAGACGGTTTTGGCGATGAGGACAACATGGGGCATCCAGTCGCTGTCCGCGGAGAAGCGTTCGGCCTCTTCGGCGTCATGGCGGCTGAAGCTCGGCGCAACACTCGGACCGGGACCGCCGCCACGCACCGCCTCTTCTTCCGCCACCAGGGCAAAGGCCAGGGTGATTTCGTCGAGAAATTCCGGGGGGAGGAGATCAGCCCAATTGGCGCCGACATAGCGCAGTTGCCCGGCCAAGGAGTCCGGCGCCGCCAACAGCGGTTCAAGGAGGAGTTGCAGCAGGGTCTTCTGTCCCCCGGCTCGCTCCACCGGCGGCAATAACTGACGATCGATCCGTTGCACGGTTTGCCGCCACGGTACCGCAGCATCGAGATCGACGGGATCAAAGAGGGGGAGGAGCGGCCTGGCGGCAGCGTTCTGACTCTGCGCGGCGAGAATAAAGAGTTCGGCAGCAACTTCAACCGGCGCGACAGGCCCCTCTGCAGCGGGGCGGCCAGGCGGGTAAAGACGGAGAAAGGCCGTTGCCGTGGCGGTAAAATCGTCGTCTGGCACGGGGGCTGCGAGGGCTGCGAGGGAACGCACGGCAATAAGGCGGAAGGCGCGGCTGAGTTGGGCAAAGAGGTTGACATGCGCCCCGCCCGGCGCGGCTGCGGAGAAGCTTGACTGCATCGCCGCCGCGATCTGGCGCAGGGCAAAACGTTCCTTGCCAGGAGGGGGGGCCAATTGTGACGGGGCAAGTTGTAGCCGCTGGCAGGCAGCGGCGCTGGTTTGCAGGGCCAGCGGAAAGTAGGGGCGCATCGTCATAGATTCATCACAATCCTGATTTATTGTCGTCGACCAGCGGTTTTTAATACTGCTTCATTCGCGCCAGGAGTGCAAGTATCAGTCGCGGCGCAACTCCTGCTGCCAGGCTTCGACTTTACGGCAATAGTCATCAAGCAGGCGCTTTGCCCGCTCTGAATCATCCGCTTCCGCGACGACATGGACCAGTGAGCGATACTGATCCGGAAGAACCAACACCCAGGCATCATCGAGGTAAACTTTGACGCCATCGATAAAGGAGACATCAAGATCGACCGAGTCCTCACTCATCTTGCGCATAATCCCCCCCTTCAGATCAAAAGAACAGGGGAGCTGCGCCCGGCAATAGGTGCGTTGCGACAGTTCACTGCGCAGCTGCCCGAGCTTAAGACCGGTACGGGTGAGCATCTCCAGGGTCTTGACGACCGTAAAGAGTGCATCAAAGTTGGGCTGGAAGACCGGAAAGGCGATACGGCCATCGAGGGCGGCGGCCATGCACACCTGTTTCTCCTTGGCCGCCTCGACCAGGGCGCGGCCGTCCTCTTTCACTCGCTTGACCTTCAATCCTTCCCCCTTTGCCGCCAACTCCACCGCCGAAGGGGCGGCGACAGGGACGACGAGGATCCCCTGTTTTTTGGCACGGCAGGTCAGGGAGACCAGGGTCATCAGGGCCTCAAGCTCACTGAGAACAAAACCGGTTTCGTCGACCATACGGATCCGTTCGCCCGAGGGTCCCATCCAGAAACCGGCGACCGCCTCCAGGGTGACGACGATGCGCGACAGTTGATCGATCGCCCGCTCGGTCTGGTCGGCAGTCTTGCCGGTATAAGCTTCGACCATGTGGGCATTGAGTTCGATGACTTCACAACCGATTTCACTCAACAGGGCAGGGAGAACGGCACCGGCCGGAGAGTGATTAAGATCGATGACGACCTTGGGGGCAGCGCGGCGGAGGAGGTCGCGGTCGATGGCCCGCAGGAAACCTTCATGATAAAAATCGTAGATGCGCGGGAGTTCGTGAATCGCTCCGGGTTCGGTGTAATGGACGCGACGGAAGTTCTCCTTGAAAAAGACCCGCTCGATCGCTTTTGCCGAATTCACCGAGATCTCGACGCCATCGGCATCGTAAAAGATAATCTCGGTGATGGCGGGATCATCCATGGCCTGGCGAAAATGGACACCGCCGACCTCACCGAAGGTGGTGAGCTTGTAGCGCAGCACCGGCAGGGAGATCATCTTGACATCGCGCACATTGACCCCGCTGGAAAGGACGCCGCCGAGGAAGGCACGTTTGAGCATGCGCGAAGCGTGAATCGGATCGCGACCGGCAAGAATAAAGGAATCCTTGGGCAGGGTGGAACCGTAGGCAGCACCGAGCTTGGCGGCAAACTCGGGGGTGAGTTCGACATTGGTCAGGCCGCGCACCATCGCCCCCTCGAAGAGACTCTTGCGCCACTTCTCCCCCCAGATAAGATTGGTGGTAACGATCGCCCCTCCTTCCACCTCTTTACGCGGCCAGATCTTGACATCCTTCTTGATCAGCGCCTGCGCGCCGACAATCGTCTCGGCGCCGATGATCGCTCCCTCTTCGATGATGACCTCTTCACCTAGTCGGACACTGTGACAAAGGACCGCGCCCTGTACCCGGCTCCCCTTTTTGAGGTGGACGTTGTCCCAAAGGACCGCGCCATCAAGCTCAACCCCTTCTTCGATCGAACAGTTACGGCCGATAATACTGTTTTTGAGGTGAGCACCGGCATGAATCTGGCTGTTCTCGCCGATCACCACCATCCCTTCAAGGATGGCGTTGCGGCTCTGCGCTTCATGACCGAGATAGATCTGGCTCCCCGGCGGTGCCTGCTCATCAATCTTGACGTTGATACGCCCGGCACAGATGTCATGACTGGCTTCGAGGTACGCCTCAGTATTGCCGATATCCGCCCAATAACCGCTGAGAGTGCAGCCAAAGAGGGGTGATTGTTCTTCGAGCATGCGCGGGAAGATATCCTTTGACCAGTCGAGGTTGGCATGGTCGTCGATCAGATCGAGGACGGCCGGCTCCAGAACATAAATACCGGTGTTGATGGTGTCGGAGAAGACTTCGCCCCACCCCGGCTTTTCGAGAAATTTGTTGATCCGCCCTTCCTTGTTGGTGATGACGACCCCGAACTGCAAGGGATCTTTCACCGACGTCAGGGTGATCGTTGCCAGCGCCTGCTTTTCCCGATGGAAAGCGATGGCCCGCGACAGGTCAAAATCGGTGAGGAGGTCACCGCTGATAATCAGAAAAGTATCGTCGAGATATTTGGCTGCCGCCTTGACCGCCCCGGCGGTGCCGAAGTCTTCCAGAGGGGTGACATAGGTAATCCGCACGCCGAATTCGCTGCCATCACCGAAGAAACGCTTGATGGTCATCGGCTGATGGTAAAGGAGGAAGATCAGCTCGGTGATGCCGTGTTTTTTTAAAAGGTCGACGATATGGAGCATGATCGGCCGGTTGACCAGCGGGATCATCGGCTTGGGAAGATCGATGGTCAAAGGCTGAATACGGGTTCCGAATCCTCCTGCCATTATCACTGCTTTCATAACGCCTCCGTAGAAGAAAAAATTATGAATTCATCCTTCATAATTGTTTTTACTGTTTGTTCTTCGCCAGGACCCGGGCCACTTCCGACTTCAATTCAGAGAAATCGGAACTCTTGACCACATAGCCATCGGCGATCCACGACGAAAAATCGTCCTTGTAACTGCTGTAGGCGGTGCAAAGGATCACCGGCAGAGGCGAGCGTTCGCTGGCCAGTCGCTGCAACAGCTGCAAACCACTCTCGCCCGGCATCTGCACATCAAGAATCATCAGATCGAAGCTCGATTGTGCCAACGCTTCCTCGGCCTCGGCCACCGAAGCCGCCGTCTCCACCTGATAGCCTTCGTCTTCGAGTTCGGCGGCAAAGAGGTGGCGGATGTCCCGTTCATCGTCAACCAGCAACAGTTTAGCCATGATTGTTCTCCTTGTTGTCGGGGAGGATAACTGTATAGGTTGCGCCGCCATCCGGACGCTCCTCTCGTACAATTTGTCCCCCTTGCTGCTTCAACATCCGCATCACCAGGGCAAGCTCTATATCGCGGGGCTGACTTTTACCGGCCTCCCCTTCTTCATCATCTAAAATTGTCTTCCCGCCAAACGAGAAACTCACGGAGATCTCCGCTTCCCCCCGGCTCAGCTCAATCTTAAGAGCTCCTCCCTCCGGCAACGCGCCGATGCAGCGATCAATAATAATCTTCAAACAGTAACTGACCTTTTTGAGATCAAAGAGCGCAATAACTTCGTTCTCGGGCGGCTCGAATGAGCAGGTAATCCCCCGGACTTTCATCTTCGCCGCATGAAGGAGCAGCGCCGCGGTAATCGTCTTGCCGAGATTCCAGCGATCGTGCGGCGGGTGTTGACTGTCGGTTTCCGCCAAAAGATGGCTGGTCGTTTCGCCGATGAGCTCGCTCTGACGGAGAATGACTTCGATCCCCTGCCGCTGTTCGGTGCTGAGCTCCCCCTTGAGGAGACGGCGGGCATAACCACCGATAATCGTCAAGGGATTACGAATGCGGTGGGCGATATCGGCCGACATCTCGCCGATCAGCGCCAGTTTCTCCATGCGGACAATGACTTCCTGCTGGGCGCTGAGTCGCTGGTGCGCTTCGGTCAGTTTGCTCAGCTCCTGACGGAGTCGTTCGTAGAGAGCAGCCCGCTCAATGGCGTAAGAGACCGGCAGAGCAAAGGTTTCGAGACGGTGCAGGTCATTCTCACTGATCGGCGCCCGGGTGACGATATTGTCGGCAAGGAGGATGCCGATGCGCCGGTCGCCGCTCAGCAGGGGGACGAGGACCAGTTCACTGGTACCAAGAAGTTCGACCTGCCGCGGATCAAGCCCCGGCTCATTCCAGGGCTGGGAGATATGCACCGACTGACGACTTTCCAATGTTGAGACAAAGAGGTGATCATGACGGTTCAAGGGGATGGAGAGGCCATCAAGGAGATCGCGAAAACGCGCCTGTTCAGCTGTCAACTTTTCGGCCAGAAAACGCCGCGCCATCTCTTCGAGCGATTCGTCCCGCTCAGCAATCTCGTTCCAGATCTGCCACCCCTCAGCTGCGGTGCGCGGCCCGACGGCGAGGTAACCGTTCAATTGCTCGCGAGCCTCGTCGACAAGGAGAAGGACGGCTCGATTCAATCCATACCCTTTGCCGGCGGTAATCGCCGTCAAGGCCATAACGATAACTTCATCGCGGCCCACGGAGCCCTGAAGAAAAATCCCGACATCTCGCAGGAATTCAAACTCCCGATCATTAACCTCAAGGCGATAGTTGAGTTCTTCAAGACGATGCTGGGCATATAACAGGGCGGTGGCGAGGGACGGGACCGTCCCCTCCTCCGTCCCCTGGGCGAGATCGCGCACGTTCCGCCAGAAGTCAGGACAGTCGAAACAGCGATCAAAGACCAACGCATCATCCCCCCCGATCGGCGGGTGGGGACAGTGCAGCGGATCGCTGCAAAAAAGGGCTGTCGAAAAATTATTCACTGATTAATAATCCGAAATCAAAGGGGAAAGAGCAGAGCGATGAGCGTTGCGCAAAAGTATAACACGATCTTTTTAATTGCCAAGAAAAAGAGAACTTAATCTTTTGGCGGATTTGCCCTCTCGTCCCTTTCCGTGGCATAGTTCCGCCATGGAAGCGAAGCGTTATCATCTCTATTCGAATCGACTCAAAGAGCAATTCGGCCGGCGGGTGCACAAGATCTCCGTCGATGCCGGTTTCGGCTGCCCACATCGCGACGGCGGACGGGAACAGGGCGGCTGCATCTTTTGCGACCCCACCGGTTCAGGATCGGTCGGACTCGACCACCGCCTCAGTGTCGCCGCCCAACTGCAGGCGGGCAAAGAGATCATGCAGCGCAAGTACAAGGCCGAGCAGTTCATCGCCTATTTTCAACCCTTCTCCAACACCTACGCACCGGTCGAAGAGTTGCGCCGTCTCTACGACGAAGCCCTCAGCGTCGATGGCGTTGTTGGTCTCGCCATCGGCACCCGCCCGGATTGCCTCCCAAATGACGTCCTCGACCTTCTCGG of the Deltaproteobacteria bacterium HGW-Deltaproteobacteria-4 genome contains:
- a CDS encoding alpha-2-macroglobulin, whose amino-acid sequence is MTGIRRTFQRWTCRPLLFLLALILIPAFAFADTLTVSTNKTSYTRGELIKITAVYKKNDGSPITRPTTREVRIKNPSGTEVVKKSMTSVGNGVYTYNYTLPATAAAGKWEVRGKFVYNYVETKGYTYPTVASSMTDTTAPVTSVSPLGSSFASSITVTLTRNETGTTYYTTNGTTPTTASAVYATPLTFIATTTLKYFSKDSTGNTETVKTSTYTKSAQAGNPHANLTWSGYNMCRSCHATQANDVFHSVHYQWQGASGMTTGPAIQGKFSPTLDNSTAMNSYCINILGNWNNYSGCSNCHVGLGIPPSTTVDNSQLDNIDCLICHQKDYKRTRSIYGGTYAPNPAAMTITMDQAVQTVTKPTRSTCLQCHAKGGGGDNFKRGDLALAHGATTDATFDVHMATGRGNFPCQSCHTTSSHKMAGRGSDLRPKESAAAINCSTSSCHPGKASLIEGHSTAAVSRHTGRVSCQTCHIRAYARNATDTAATEATETFRTWKTSEWNANLNRYEPTITLANNLSPRYAFWNGSNWGSNLLDTPVIDPATGAYKLSRPNGALTDPAGTKLYPFKYKTSEAPFNIERRKLISVDTSIYFKTGNVADAVNQGMVNMGYSAGEPYSWVATDEFQLITHEVPTASGNVLACADCHKNTARMNLPAMGYALKAAKSAVCAQCHEDESYSGYTWIHDKHVTDKKYDCSFCHSFSRASERGLKTTR
- a CDS encoding two-component system response regulator; protein product: MAKLLLVDDERDIRHLFAAELEDEGYQVETAASVAEAEEALAQSSFDLMILDVQMPGESGLQLLQRLASERSPLPVILCTAYSSYKDDFSSWIADGYVVKSSDFSELKSEVARVLAKNKQ
- a CDS encoding glycogen synthase GlgA, producing MKILFVSSEVAPFAKTGGLADVAGALPKALRKLGHDVRIVMPAYRGVLSRFPFAVTGISVQVPVGGFIEQADVWQGEIAGVPVYLVDHPGYFNREGLYGSTAGDFPDNDERFGFFCHAALELCKWLDFVPDAIHGNDWQCGLLPVFLHTVYRADPFFAATGTLFTIHNLGYQGHFPPTLLKLFGLPAELNRIDALEFYGAIALLKGGVVFSDVVTTVSDSYCREIQTPEYGHGFDGILRARHNRLFGVLNGLDPDDWDPQLLPAHPFSVQDLAGKAACKRALQQELGLKAEAEIPLIVMVSRLDRQKGFELIEEAWDELMALPVQFALLGSGNRELEERFATRARKHRGRFALTTGFNEDLSRRFYAGGDLFLMPSLYEPCGLSQLIALRYGTLPVVRSTGGLADTIIDPQQNVAHANGFSFGPYTAPALLDCLARALQVFATKASWQGMMRYAMKQEFTWQVAAHRYLELYRLAREVRRDSRR
- a CDS encoding alpha-amylase gives rise to the protein MTMRPYFPLALQTSAAACQRLQLAPSQLAPPPGKERFALRQIAAAMQSSFSAAAPGGAHVNLFAQLSRAFRLIAVRSLAALAAPVPDDDFTATATAFLRLYPPGRPAAEGPVAPVEVAAELFILAAQSQNAAARPLLPLFDPVDLDAAVPWRQTVQRIDRQLLPPVERAGGQKTLLQLLLEPLLAAPDSLAGQLRYVGANWADLLPPEFLDEITLAFALVAEEEAVRGGGPGPSVAPSFSRHDAEEAERFSADSDWMPHVVLIAKTVYVWLDQLSRLYQRSITRLDEIPDEELEILARRGFTSLWLIGLWERSTASAIIKQRMGNHDAVASAYSLYDYVVAADLGGEEALERLTQRCRQRGLRLACDVVPNHTGIDSLWSKEQPDWFIQVDYPPYPAYSFSGPNLATTDGLELYIDDGYWNHTDAAVVFKHVQNGRTRYIYHGNDGTHLPWNDTAQLNFLREDVREAMICTILAVARRFKIIRFDAAMTLAKKHFERLWFPLPGAAGVPSRAEHTLSREEFERLFPVEFWRQVVDRVAAEVPDTLLLAEAFWLMEGYFVRTLGMHRVYNSAFMNMLKREENGKYRGVIRQILEFDSGILQRFVNFMNNPDEETAVAQFGKGDKYFAVATLLATMPGLPMFGHGQIDGFEEKYGMEYRRARFQEIPDTGFISYHERTIFPLLRRRPLFSGADAFYLYDFLCNGAVNDNVFVYSNRKGGERALVIVHNSHGEITGVIGTSTGKRIKEGEGEGLIAPQLYDGLGLGEHDAPFWRFRDATSDLEYLRRHEDFFGNNFSLALGSYGVHVFVDWQALAWDEHLDVLCTRLGGQPVAQLDRELIDLRFAPEQAALCRLLSEEGRRAITACTGKKPTEAVGAVESALADFFLLFGQKPLPLTTPQCQLVEATASSLSLLVWALLRQANAGDDLPAIFAAKGLDRVVGEILGDSTASALYRALWRHRAELADLSLAELLPHLCAEPSLRAALNWHAWEGKSYVDQGALTTLLQRLEEILVFELTGGVAKERRKVRVAVLRSEIAALAKKAELNAYQVEKFCDFE
- a CDS encoding phosphoglucomutase; this encodes MKAVIMAGGFGTRIQPLTIDLPKPMIPLVNRPIMLHIVDLLKKHGITELIFLLYHQPMTIKRFFGDGSEFGVRITYVTPLEDFGTAGAVKAAAKYLDDTFLIISGDLLTDFDLSRAIAFHREKQALATITLTSVKDPLQFGVVITNKEGRINKFLEKPGWGEVFSDTINTGIYVLEPAVLDLIDDHANLDWSKDIFPRMLEEQSPLFGCTLSGYWADIGNTEAYLEASHDICAGRINVKIDEQAPPGSQIYLGHEAQSRNAILEGMVVIGENSQIHAGAHLKNSIIGRNCSIEEGVELDGAVLWDNVHLKKGSRVQGAVLCHSVRLGEEVIIEEGAIIGAETIVGAQALIKKDVKIWPRKEVEGGAIVTTNLIWGEKWRKSLFEGAMVRGLTNVELTPEFAAKLGAAYGSTLPKDSFILAGRDPIHASRMLKRAFLGGVLSSGVNVRDVKMISLPVLRYKLTTFGEVGGVHFRQAMDDPAITEIIFYDADGVEISVNSAKAIERVFFKENFRRVHYTEPGAIHELPRIYDFYHEGFLRAIDRDLLRRAAPKVVIDLNHSPAGAVLPALLSEIGCEVIELNAHMVEAYTGKTADQTERAIDQLSRIVVTLEAVAGFWMGPSGERIRMVDETGFVLSELEALMTLVSLTCRAKKQGILVVPVAAPSAVELAAKGEGLKVKRVKEDGRALVEAAKEKQVCMAAALDGRIAFPVFQPNFDALFTVVKTLEMLTRTGLKLGQLRSELSQRTYCRAQLPCSFDLKGGIMRKMSEDSVDLDVSFIDGVKVYLDDAWVLVLPDQYRSLVHVVAEADDSERAKRLLDDYCRKVEAWQQELRRD